Proteins co-encoded in one Triticum dicoccoides isolate Atlit2015 ecotype Zavitan unplaced genomic scaffold, WEW_v2.0 scaffold84086, whole genome shotgun sequence genomic window:
- the LOC119348075 gene encoding phytosulfokine receptor 2-like, whose product MAKCRLLLLFLVFLLLAAHAKSCHPDDLRALQGFAWNLGGGGALLRAAWSGASCCGWEGVGCDGGRGRVTVLRLPGYGLAGPVPGAFLVGLAQLEELFLGSNSFTGSLPTSLFSLVGLQKLSFGSNQLTGQLSTHLQELKNLTLLDLSVNRFSGRLPDVFDDLTSLIHLSMHSNGFSGSLPPSLSSLLSLRELNLRNNSLSGPIARVNFSGMLLLASIDFAANYLSGSLPISIADCTELKSLSLANNQLVGTIPLWIRELVHLRYLDLSNNSLIGDVPKGLKLLKGLTTADRSQRMAFINMPLYVKRNRRTLQQQPNVITGTNNYVRSGDGNTVSGNDNTVISGNDNTVSGSDNTVRSGNKNVLTGSNHVVSG is encoded by the coding sequence ATGGCTAAATGCCGGCTGCTGCTCCTCTTCTTGGTGTTTCTCTTGCTGGCGGCGCACGCTAAGTCATGCCACCCTGACGACCTCCGTGCGTTGCAGGGCTTTGCCTGGAACCTCGGCGGCGGGGGCGCCCTTCTCCGTGCCGCGTGGTCTGGTGCCTCGTGCTGTGGCTGGGAAGGTGTAGGCTGTGACGGCGGCAGAGGCCGTGTCACGGTGCTACGGCTTCCAGGGTATGGCCTCGCGGGGCCAGTCCCAGGAGCCTTCCTGGTGGGCCTTGCGCAGCTGGAGGAGCTCTTCCTCGGCTCCAACTCTTTCACGGGCTCCCTCCCTACCTCCCTCTTCAGCCTTGTTGGGCTGCAGAAGCTCTCCTTCGGATCCAATCAGCTCACTGGACAGTTGAGCACGCACCTCCAAGAGCTCAAGAACCTCACCTTGCTGGACTTGTCCGTCAACCGCTTCTCCGGCCGCCTCCCTGACGTGTTTGACGACCTCACGTCGCTGATCCATTTGTCCATGCACTCCAATGGATTCTCTGGATCGTTGCCGCCGTCTCTGTCATCATTATTATCTCTCCGTGAGCTCAACCTCCGGAACAACTCCTTGTCTGGTCCGATTGCTCGTGTCAACTTCTCCGGCATGCTACTTCTTGCTTCAATTGACTTTGCGGCCAACTACTTGAGTGGGTCTCTCCCGATTAGCATCGCGGATTGTACCGAACTCAAGTCGCTCAGCCTTGCCAACAACCAGTTAGTTGGCACCATCCCATTGTGGATTCGTGAGCTCGTCCACCTTCGCTACTTGGATCTCTCAAATAATTCATTGATTGGCGACGTACCCAAGGGTTTGAAACTGCTTAAGGGCCTCACCACCGCTGATCGTTCACAGCGTATGGCTTTCATTAACATGCCATTGTATGTGAAGCGTAATAGGAGAACACTCCAACAACAACCAAATGTCATAACTGGAACCAACAACTATGTCAGATCTGGGGATGGCAACACTGTATCTGGGAATGACAACACTGTCATATCTGGGAATGACAACACTGTATCTGGGAGCGACAACACTGTCAGATCTGGTAACAAAAATGTCCTGACTGGTAGCAACCATGTTGTATCTGGG